Proteins co-encoded in one Methylomonas albis genomic window:
- a CDS encoding DUF2817 domain-containing protein translates to MSLSPYGTEIDTSVFPPSYAAAKQRWLALLAEMSLPVRHQIYQCAGLGPDGETLLTDTAWIGDENAENLVVAIAATHGVEGFAGSAIQIDLLQGLSNRQLDIPHNTAILLIHALTPWGYAWSRRCDGDGVDLNRNAVDFSQPLPENPDYDLLRDWLFVADGEQRRQAFADFSRQYGRVALEKAISGGQYRDPSGPFYGGLAPAHGRLVCEDLINRHGLAQRRLAVVDLHTGLGPYGYGEIICDHQPDSAGAAVAQGWYGDSVTLPLAGTSSSVPKLGLLDYLWHANMNPQSCYVTLEFGTYSTDHLFEVLLRDHQLWAAEDNHEQRFAHSMVMRHHFCPNDNAWQEMVLFRARQVLSQALRGVSS, encoded by the coding sequence ATGAGTTTGTCCCCCTACGGCACGGAGATCGATACCAGTGTATTCCCTCCCAGTTACGCGGCGGCCAAGCAGCGTTGGCTAGCGCTACTGGCGGAAATGTCCTTGCCTGTGCGCCATCAGATTTATCAATGCGCCGGGTTGGGCCCTGACGGTGAAACCTTGCTCACTGACACCGCCTGGATAGGCGACGAAAATGCGGAAAACCTGGTGGTGGCCATTGCCGCTACGCACGGTGTAGAGGGCTTTGCGGGGAGCGCGATACAGATCGATCTGCTGCAAGGTTTAAGCAATCGCCAGCTGGATATTCCGCACAATACGGCGATATTGTTGATTCACGCCTTAACGCCCTGGGGTTACGCCTGGTCGCGGCGTTGCGACGGCGACGGCGTGGATTTAAATCGCAATGCGGTGGACTTTTCCCAACCCTTGCCGGAAAACCCGGATTACGATTTGTTGCGGGATTGGCTATTCGTGGCGGATGGGGAGCAAAGACGGCAGGCGTTTGCCGATTTTAGCCGGCAATACGGCCGGGTCGCACTGGAAAAAGCCATCAGCGGCGGCCAATACCGCGACCCGTCCGGACCGTTTTACGGTGGCCTGGCGCCGGCGCATGGCCGGTTGGTTTGCGAGGATTTGATCAATCGGCACGGCTTGGCCCAACGCCGCTTGGCGGTGGTAGATTTGCACACCGGCCTGGGGCCTTACGGCTACGGCGAAATTATTTGCGATCATCAACCCGATAGCGCCGGAGCAGCGGTTGCGCAAGGCTGGTATGGCGATTCGGTGACTTTGCCTTTAGCCGGCACATCCAGTTCGGTGCCGAAATTGGGCTTGTTGGATTATCTCTGGCACGCCAACATGAATCCACAGAGCTGTTATGTGACCTTGGAATTTGGCACTTACAGTACCGACCACTTGTTTGAAGTGCTGCTGCGCGATCATCAACTGTGGGCCGCAGAGGATAATCACGAACAACGTTTTGCGCACAGCATGGTGATGCGTCATCACTTTTGTCCCAACGACAACGCCTGGCAAGAAATGGTGTTATTTCGTGCTCGGCAAGTGCTGAGTCAAGCGTTACGCGGGGTATCGTCATGA